The following are encoded in a window of Flavobacterium cupriresistens genomic DNA:
- a CDS encoding type I polyketide synthase yields MKKDIAIIGLSGRFPKSDNIEEFWKNLVEEKELIHFFTDDELKEKGIEKKVLNRKNYIKAASFVANTNFFDYPFFKYTLDEARIMNPQTRMMHHLVWEAIEDAACDIERYTKKIGVFLGANKDLNWSLYTSLTNDVNVDELTKSKMSNPNFMASLIAHKLNFKGPCYFIDTACSTSLSTVHLACRSLLLSECGTAVVGGIRLLSENDYGYKYQEGSIMSIDGHNRSFDSQSSGTIGSDGAGVVVLKRLEEAIKDNDNIYAVIKGSAMNNDGNAKAGYTMPSVTGQIECIKLAHKIAGVEPEDISYIEAHGTGTKIGDPIEIESLNIAFNNSTSHKCAIGTVKSNMGHADEAAGIAGLIKTALSLNHKTIPASLHYESPNPTINFNEGPFYVNHSSKKWENVDGKARTAGVSSLGIGGTNIHVILQEAPLNENTKVKSKYKLVRYSAQTENALERYEEKLLKFIEHKKELSIEDLSYTLQIGRKQFDFRKYLIVKEGDDLIQALKDKNTFATALSPKNNIIFMFSGQGSQYVNMGKELYQTYPLFKETLDQGLLYLKEFNDFDYKNILFNADAVADTRINETLFTQPILFLFEYTLAQLLISIGVKPNYMIGHSLGEYVAATIGGVFTFKDALKIVAKRAELMSKVPKGEMLSIGISINQIKKEIIEGVSVAAINAHDSFVVSGTETSIALVKKQLEEEEIPFVLLKTSHAFHSTMMNEIQEDFEKELESITLQKSEIPFISNITGKFITDEESTSIKYWSNHILEKVEFEKGIKELIALNNSLFIEVGPGRTLATFYKKSQNINLENDVITTVKHHKETVDDDKYFADFLGQLWSNGIDINWEVYYEGGKPNRLSIPTYDFDRYDVPSKVTIDENFLKRDALEPGKKEISESVYILSWKYIPRSKNKGTLFSKAEKYLFFNDGSLFNNELIKKLKTDGKHIIEIVKGERFEAENPNKIIVNPEVLGDYEELNSHLRTVNFKFDFIIYAWELSHKNATEVHRKYQDYNLTFNTIQTIIKAFKLDEITEPKKIAVINDKNNTVTGAENSTNINQHTETMLNVLTQEFVNIYATSIDIDVNDELEKSVFEVSGELEMETKYYKVAFRNGRRWIPNYESLEIGQKDKYRAPIIKEKGNYLIIGMLDDIEYALASHLLKEYQANVIILSNAFPQQWNKKQKQLYEKLKEYSGTITSLHVDIADYESFLLAFESIESEHGTIDGIVHMARNIDITEIALVNTITDNIIEKHFSPRVNGFLNIERITRDRKVDFVKVISSLSSFLGGISYGAYASASALMDSIVLQKAKANWSIINLDRVQEEEPWINQKEVVTTFHNSFIYEDIKQIIVSKRDIHNPVSAIKKEVKSILNAEINRKTLKTSYAEPKTEKESQMVKIFEDLFGLKGVGTQDDFFSLGGDSLKAMVLINILKKETGIAITIAEIFSNKTVYDLSLLIEEKKWLQEDKIQVNQLII; encoded by the coding sequence ATGAAAAAAGATATAGCTATAATTGGATTGTCGGGAAGGTTTCCAAAATCAGATAATATAGAGGAGTTTTGGAAAAATCTGGTGGAGGAAAAAGAATTGATCCATTTTTTTACAGACGATGAGCTGAAAGAAAAAGGTATTGAAAAAAAAGTGTTGAACCGTAAAAATTACATAAAAGCGGCCTCATTTGTAGCCAATACAAATTTCTTTGACTACCCCTTTTTTAAATATACACTGGACGAAGCAAGAATAATGAATCCTCAAACAAGGATGATGCATCATTTGGTTTGGGAAGCTATAGAAGATGCTGCATGTGATATAGAGCGATATACTAAAAAAATCGGAGTCTTTTTAGGTGCTAACAAGGATTTAAATTGGAGTTTATATACGTCTTTGACAAATGATGTTAATGTTGATGAATTGACGAAGAGTAAGATGTCTAACCCCAATTTTATGGCCTCTCTGATAGCACATAAATTAAATTTTAAAGGACCTTGTTATTTTATTGATACCGCTTGCTCAACATCCTTAAGTACGGTGCATCTGGCCTGCCGCAGTTTGCTTTTAAGTGAATGCGGAACTGCTGTAGTGGGGGGTATAAGATTACTTTCAGAAAATGATTACGGCTATAAATATCAGGAAGGATCGATCATGTCAATCGACGGGCATAATCGAAGTTTTGATAGTCAATCATCGGGGACAATTGGTTCTGATGGTGCCGGTGTAGTTGTTTTAAAAAGACTGGAAGAAGCAATTAAGGACAATGATAATATTTATGCCGTTATAAAAGGTTCTGCCATGAATAACGATGGAAATGCCAAAGCCGGATATACAATGCCCAGTGTTACGGGACAAATAGAATGTATAAAGTTGGCTCATAAAATAGCAGGAGTTGAGCCGGAAGATATTTCTTATATAGAAGCTCATGGTACAGGTACTAAAATCGGAGATCCTATCGAAATAGAATCCCTAAATATTGCATTTAATAATAGCACCAGCCATAAGTGTGCTATTGGTACGGTAAAATCAAATATGGGGCACGCCGACGAGGCAGCAGGAATTGCAGGATTAATAAAAACAGCTTTGTCACTAAACCATAAAACTATTCCGGCAAGTTTACATTATGAAAGCCCTAATCCAACGATCAATTTTAATGAAGGTCCATTCTATGTCAATCATTCTTCTAAAAAATGGGAAAATGTGGATGGAAAGGCTCGTACGGCCGGCGTTAGTTCGTTGGGAATTGGCGGAACAAATATTCATGTAATTCTTCAGGAAGCACCCCTAAATGAGAATACAAAAGTAAAATCTAAATATAAATTAGTTCGATATTCTGCTCAGACAGAAAATGCTCTGGAGCGTTATGAAGAGAAGCTTTTAAAATTTATTGAGCATAAAAAAGAGTTAAGTATAGAAGACTTATCCTATACCTTACAAATAGGAAGAAAACAATTTGATTTTAGAAAATACCTGATTGTAAAAGAAGGCGATGATTTGATACAAGCTCTCAAGGATAAGAATACGTTCGCAACCGCTCTTTCTCCTAAAAATAATATAATCTTTATGTTTTCCGGTCAAGGAAGCCAATATGTGAATATGGGTAAAGAGCTTTATCAAACCTACCCTTTATTCAAAGAAACGTTAGACCAGGGGTTACTGTATTTAAAGGAATTTAACGATTTTGATTATAAAAATATCTTATTTAATGCTGACGCAGTAGCAGATACGAGAATAAACGAAACGTTGTTTACCCAACCGATTCTCTTTTTGTTTGAATATACACTTGCTCAATTGCTGATTTCTATTGGTGTTAAACCCAATTATATGATTGGTCATAGTCTGGGAGAATATGTCGCAGCTACAATTGGTGGGGTTTTTACTTTTAAAGACGCTTTGAAAATTGTCGCTAAAAGAGCCGAATTAATGTCAAAAGTCCCAAAAGGAGAGATGTTAAGCATTGGAATATCAATTAACCAGATCAAAAAAGAAATAATTGAGGGTGTTTCTGTTGCCGCAATAAATGCTCATGATTCTTTTGTTGTTTCCGGTACAGAAACAAGTATCGCTTTAGTTAAAAAACAATTAGAGGAGGAAGAAATTCCATTTGTACTATTAAAAACATCACATGCTTTTCATTCAACAATGATGAATGAAATACAGGAAGATTTTGAAAAAGAATTAGAAAGCATAACACTCCAAAAGTCTGAAATACCATTTATTTCTAACATAACCGGAAAATTTATAACTGATGAAGAAAGCACTTCAATAAAATATTGGTCTAATCACATATTAGAAAAAGTAGAATTTGAAAAAGGAATAAAAGAGCTTATAGCTCTCAATAATTCTTTATTTATAGAAGTAGGGCCTGGCAGAACATTGGCAACATTTTATAAAAAGAGCCAGAATATAAATTTGGAAAACGATGTAATAACTACCGTAAAACATCATAAAGAAACAGTAGATGACGACAAGTATTTTGCAGATTTTTTAGGACAGTTATGGAGCAATGGAATAGACATTAATTGGGAGGTTTATTATGAGGGAGGAAAACCGAACAGACTCTCAATTCCTACCTATGATTTTGATCGTTATGATGTTCCGTCTAAAGTAACGATAGACGAAAATTTTCTAAAGAGAGATGCTTTGGAACCCGGAAAAAAAGAAATTTCAGAATCCGTGTATATACTTTCATGGAAATATATTCCAAGAAGTAAAAACAAAGGAACTCTATTTTCTAAAGCCGAGAAATATCTTTTTTTTAATGATGGATCATTATTTAACAATGAATTGATCAAAAAATTAAAGACAGATGGAAAACATATAATTGAAATTGTCAAAGGAGAACGATTTGAAGCGGAAAATCCTAATAAGATAATTGTAAATCCTGAGGTGTTAGGAGATTATGAGGAGCTTAACTCGCATTTAAGAACAGTAAATTTCAAGTTCGATTTTATTATTTATGCTTGGGAGCTGTCTCATAAGAATGCTACTGAAGTACATAGAAAGTATCAGGACTATAACCTTACGTTTAATACTATTCAAACAATAATTAAAGCTTTTAAGTTAGACGAAATAACGGAACCTAAGAAAATAGCTGTAATTAATGATAAAAATAATACAGTTACCGGAGCAGAAAACAGCACTAACATCAATCAGCACACGGAGACTATGTTAAACGTTTTAACTCAGGAGTTTGTCAATATATATGCCACTTCTATTGATATTGATGTAAATGATGAACTCGAAAAATCAGTCTTCGAAGTATCCGGCGAGTTGGAAATGGAAACCAAATATTATAAGGTAGCCTTTAGAAATGGGCGCAGATGGATACCGAATTACGAATCTTTAGAGATAGGGCAAAAGGATAAATACAGAGCCCCAATCATAAAAGAAAAGGGGAATTATTTGATCATCGGAATGTTAGACGATATTGAATATGCTTTGGCCTCTCACCTCTTAAAAGAGTACCAAGCTAATGTAATAATCTTGTCTAATGCATTTCCCCAGCAATGGAATAAAAAGCAGAAACAATTATATGAAAAACTAAAAGAGTATTCAGGGACCATCACTTCCCTGCATGTTGATATAGCGGATTATGAAAGTTTTTTACTGGCATTTGAAAGTATCGAAAGTGAACATGGAACTATTGATGGGATTGTTCATATGGCAAGGAATATTGATATCACAGAAATTGCATTAGTAAATACGATTACAGATAATATTATAGAAAAGCATTTTTCACCAAGAGTAAACGGATTTTTAAATATTGAAAGAATTACCAGAGACAGAAAAGTAGATTTTGTAAAAGTGATATCAAGCTTGTCTTCTTTTTTAGGTGGAATTTCTTATGGCGCATATGCTTCTGCCTCTGCATTAATGGATAGTATAGTACTGCAAAAAGCAAAAGCCAATTGGTCTATTATAAATCTGGATAGAGTACAAGAAGAAGAACCCTGGATCAATCAAAAAGAAGTAGTGACAACTTTTCATAACTCATTTATTTATGAGGATATAAAACAAATTATAGTCTCCAAAAGAGATATTCACAATCCAGTAAGTGCCATTAAAAAGGAAGTTAAGTCGATACTGAATGCTGAAATAAACAGGAAAACACTTAAAACCAGTTATGCCGAACCCAAAACGGAAAAGGAATCTCAAATGGTTAAAATCTTTGAGGATTTATTTGGTTTAAAAGGAGTTGGAACACAAGATGACTTTTTTTCATTAGGAGGGGATTCATTGAAGGCGATGGTGCTGATTAATATTTTGAAGAAAGAAACAGGTATCGCAATTACAATTGCGGAGATCTTTTCAAATAAAACGGTATACGACCTTTCCTTGTTAATAGAAGAAAAGAAATGGTTACAAGAAGATAAAATACAGGTTAATCAATTGATAATTTGA